Proteins encoded by one window of Halobacteriovoraceae bacterium:
- a CDS encoding bifunctional riboflavin kinase/FAD synthetase: MKKVKRIEEVDGPFYLTIGNFDGVHFGHRHFLNKMISKSKAENAFSVVISFYPHPYKILRPHECSLINTYEEKEEMLEELGIDYLVEIEFDRDFSNLESHVFLEKYVFINHQIKGLYLGHDFAFGPNKSGTNQLIEKYCDDRNIFFEVQQKYSVSEMNVSSTLIRQKIIDGEVDVAGSLLERNFFIAGLVKKGDGRGKKIGVPTANLEFDHDKIAPKNGVYATKTTLGTRTFYSVTNVGYNPTFNDSQLIHIETHIFDFDEDIYGEKLKIEFCKRIRGEIKFSSIDSLVLQIKNDIQSAKEFLSHD; this comes from the coding sequence ATGAAAAAAGTAAAACGAATAGAAGAAGTAGATGGGCCATTTTATCTGACGATCGGCAATTTTGATGGAGTACATTTTGGACATCGTCATTTTTTAAACAAAATGATTTCAAAATCTAAAGCAGAAAATGCGTTTAGTGTAGTGATTTCATTTTATCCACATCCTTATAAAATATTGCGTCCACATGAATGTTCTCTGATAAATACATACGAAGAAAAAGAAGAAATGTTGGAGGAACTAGGGATTGATTATCTCGTAGAAATAGAGTTTGACCGAGATTTTAGTAATCTAGAATCACATGTGTTTCTTGAAAAATATGTTTTTATCAATCATCAGATAAAAGGACTTTATCTTGGCCATGACTTTGCTTTTGGGCCAAACAAAAGTGGAACAAATCAGTTGATAGAAAAATATTGTGATGATCGAAATATTTTTTTTGAAGTCCAACAAAAGTATAGTGTTAGTGAAATGAATGTATCATCAACTCTAATTAGGCAAAAAATTATTGATGGAGAGGTAGATGTTGCAGGTAGTTTACTTGAGAGAAATTTCTTCATTGCTGGACTTGTTAAAAAGGGTGATGGTAGAGGTAAAAAAATTGGAGTTCCGACGGCAAATTTAGAATTTGATCACGACAAAATAGCTCCTAAAAACGGAGTCTATGCCACAAAAACTACTTTAGGAACAAGAACATTTTATTCTGTGACAAATGTTGGGTATAACCCTACCTTTAATGATTCACAGCTCATTCATATAGAAACTCATATATTTGATTTTGATGAAGATATTTATGGAGAGAAACTAAAAATTGAATTTTGTAAGCGGATAAGGGGGGAAATAAAATTTTCAAGTATCGATAGTCTTGTTTTACAAATTAAAAATGATATTCAATCTGCTAAAGAGTTTTTAAGTCATGACTAA
- a CDS encoding BatD family protein, producing MIRRRIGKLLFAFMAFTFLFKSALALNITYEVEPKEPVKDDTFSIIFTIEGDIKDDPYITFVPNGAEVLEKSDLGVSSRTSIINGRVSRAVSRQVRYELMANRAGRITLSDLVINIDGKDLKFDNVNVDALVAPKRGREIFLVAEISKQKVFLNEGIDVDYYLYSRTRTGEWQPLEFPKLENFIKRFHEVKTQGETVNLNGEVYRKELKYSARVYPDKIGTLYIDPMKIKILYEDKSNAGLGGFGFGFSVGRMKYKTLVSQKVKLEVLPLPGENVPKNFTGLVGKHDFSLKIARDKVLVNEPVEVTLKVEGPGALEKFGAPLIYSSDAIEDFDTKNSFEEINNQTAKKTFQYTLLARGNVKLPQTLKKFSYFDPDDETYKEVDLVVPQLTIEGTADINYENLKNELAEQKVEKNNETIVNRMISTGPLAPLFTESENLKLEPIDYILRILGLIIFIFLGESVFNSLRKGLGPGQINRLIKDIQKNGPKLSKLHRLFSELNSQNYPTLKDIIENSKLSEPSKTYFYEVVDFAEAQDYNFERDQKRIEFNKKHYDSVAELIKSEFDEKSKTNRRSRWAILSDDRQF from the coding sequence ATGATCAGAAGAAGGATTGGTAAACTATTATTTGCATTTATGGCCTTTACGTTCTTATTTAAATCGGCCCTAGCGTTAAATATCACTTATGAAGTAGAGCCCAAAGAACCAGTCAAGGATGATACATTTAGTATAATTTTCACTATAGAGGGAGATATTAAAGATGATCCTTATATTACTTTTGTCCCTAATGGAGCTGAAGTCCTCGAAAAATCAGATTTAGGAGTAAGTTCTAGGACTTCAATTATAAATGGTCGAGTATCAAGAGCAGTCTCTAGGCAAGTGAGATATGAGTTGATGGCCAATCGAGCAGGAAGAATTACCCTAAGTGATCTTGTCATAAATATTGATGGAAAAGATTTAAAATTTGACAATGTAAATGTTGACGCCTTGGTTGCTCCTAAAAGGGGACGAGAAATTTTTCTCGTAGCAGAAATTTCAAAACAAAAAGTTTTCCTTAATGAAGGAATTGATGTTGACTATTATTTGTACTCTAGAACTCGAACTGGGGAATGGCAACCTTTAGAATTCCCAAAGTTAGAGAACTTTATTAAGCGTTTTCATGAAGTGAAAACTCAAGGCGAAACCGTAAACTTAAATGGGGAAGTCTATAGAAAGGAGTTAAAGTATTCTGCTCGAGTGTATCCTGATAAAATTGGAACATTATATATTGACCCAATGAAAATAAAAATTCTTTACGAGGACAAGTCTAACGCAGGTCTTGGTGGTTTCGGATTTGGTTTTAGTGTAGGAAGAATGAAATATAAAACCCTTGTAAGTCAAAAAGTAAAACTCGAAGTGCTACCACTTCCCGGTGAGAATGTTCCTAAAAATTTTACAGGACTTGTCGGCAAACATGATTTTTCCCTAAAAATTGCTCGTGATAAGGTTTTAGTAAATGAGCCGGTTGAAGTTACGCTAAAAGTTGAAGGACCTGGTGCCTTAGAAAAATTTGGGGCACCCTTAATTTATTCTAGTGACGCCATAGAAGATTTTGATACTAAAAATTCTTTTGAAGAAATCAATAATCAAACTGCGAAGAAAACATTCCAATACACATTACTCGCTCGCGGAAATGTAAAATTACCTCAGACACTTAAGAAATTTTCTTATTTTGATCCAGACGATGAAACTTATAAAGAAGTTGATCTTGTTGTGCCTCAACTTACGATTGAAGGAACTGCTGATATTAATTATGAGAATTTAAAAAATGAATTAGCTGAGCAAAAAGTCGAAAAAAACAACGAAACCATAGTAAACAGAATGATAAGTACAGGGCCTTTGGCCCCGTTGTTTACCGAAAGTGAAAATTTAAAACTAGAACCAATCGATTATATTTTAAGGATATTGGGACTTATTATTTTTATTTTTTTAGGAGAATCCGTCTTTAATTCTTTACGTAAAGGATTAGGGCCAGGGCAGATAAATCGATTAATTAAGGATATTCAAAAAAATGGCCCAAAACTCAGTAAATTACATAGGCTTTTTAGTGAGCTTAATTCACAAAATTATCCTACTTTGAAGGATATTATCGAAAATAGTAAGCTTTCAGAACCTTCAAAAACTTATTTTTATGAAGTCGTTGATTTTGCAGAAGCACAAGATTATAACTTTGAAAGGGACCAAAAGAGGATTGAATTTAACAAAAAGCATTATGATAGTGTTGCTGAACTAATTAAAAGTGAATTTGATGAAAAAAGTAAAACGAATAGAAGAAGTAGATGGGCCATTTTATCTGACGATCGGCAATTTTGA
- a CDS encoding VWA domain-containing protein, producing the protein MIITYSSYLYLIIFLAILFISLVLYKDILFTKWIKKYWFFEKSNTFYIGKFFYILGFLILIFCLLDFRGEGENVETELREQKTVILIDTSSSMLVEDVRPNRFNKAIMMARHFVKKAFGHQIALVLFSDIQRKVVPFTDDLDLLDAKIAALQSLDITNGGSNITKAILEAVNYLKGSSNKLPSGNLLIFTDSEENGQFLSREIPDSIRIAIVGVGTSKGGPIPIRTKGGNFIGNKRYEGKEVVSKLDEEFLKRFGKNVKNYKYWIANSYSMPTESINEFFKRGFDSNSGSAQVKIRPVEGMNYIISGIILILLSQLIGLKSSFKFCIVFLLFFSFQTSSLKSQEKAPEEEKLPPLTEEVVRLLEKHKRGELLLQNIPYLAMELGKLKRVEYAEILYREFLTNTTDTENTIQKINYATLLLNQKKYSEGLEIFNELYNLNILDEKLKEIVSKNILFALAKRSQQNQQNKDKKNQKDKKDSGNDSKESQQKEEQENKQKESKENEKKDGKKDGENTEQKNQDDKNNQKNKEKKQEEKDFKKEQDNYKDAKSEQKEKGQSDLEKEMKKLNKEKMLEKYLKDIEMKKRKKVGPILKQLMGRDRELQKMYMDTTQKDDRNDQKKDW; encoded by the coding sequence ATGATAATAACATACTCATCCTATCTCTATTTGATAATATTTTTGGCCATACTTTTCATAAGCTTAGTTCTTTACAAAGATATCCTTTTCACAAAATGGATTAAAAAATATTGGTTTTTTGAAAAATCAAATACATTTTATATCGGAAAGTTTTTTTATATTTTAGGCTTTTTGATCCTAATTTTTTGTTTGCTTGATTTTCGAGGAGAGGGAGAAAATGTCGAAACTGAGCTAAGAGAACAAAAAACAGTTATCCTAATAGATACTTCAAGTAGTATGCTAGTCGAAGATGTGCGACCAAATAGATTTAACAAAGCAATCATGATGGCCAGGCATTTTGTTAAAAAAGCATTTGGACATCAAATCGCACTCGTTTTATTTTCAGATATACAAAGAAAAGTCGTTCCATTCACAGATGATTTAGATCTACTAGATGCAAAAATTGCAGCACTTCAGTCACTAGATATTACCAATGGAGGCTCTAATATTACGAAGGCCATTTTAGAGGCGGTAAATTATTTGAAGGGAAGCTCAAATAAATTACCATCTGGAAATTTATTAATTTTTACTGATTCTGAAGAGAATGGACAATTTTTATCTAGAGAAATTCCTGATTCAATAAGGATTGCTATCGTTGGAGTTGGTACTTCAAAAGGAGGCCCTATCCCTATAAGAACAAAAGGTGGAAATTTCATTGGGAATAAACGCTATGAGGGTAAGGAAGTTGTCTCGAAACTGGATGAAGAGTTTTTAAAAAGATTTGGTAAAAATGTTAAAAACTATAAGTACTGGATTGCGAATTCCTACAGCATGCCAACAGAATCAATTAATGAGTTTTTTAAACGAGGATTTGATTCAAATTCTGGAAGTGCCCAAGTTAAAATTCGACCAGTCGAAGGTATGAATTATATTATTTCTGGAATAATTTTAATTCTTTTATCTCAATTAATTGGGTTAAAATCTTCCTTTAAATTTTGTATAGTTTTTCTGCTTTTTTTTAGTTTTCAAACAAGTAGTTTGAAATCCCAAGAGAAAGCACCCGAAGAAGAAAAACTACCTCCTTTAACTGAAGAAGTAGTAAGACTTTTAGAGAAACATAAAAGAGGTGAATTACTTTTACAGAATATACCTTATTTGGCCATGGAACTTGGAAAGTTAAAGAGGGTAGAATATGCTGAAATCCTCTATCGTGAATTTTTAACTAATACCACCGACACCGAAAATACCATTCAAAAAATAAATTATGCAACCTTACTACTTAACCAAAAAAAATATTCTGAAGGTTTGGAGATCTTTAACGAACTATATAATTTAAATATCTTAGATGAAAAATTGAAAGAAATTGTCTCAAAAAATATTCTGTTTGCTTTAGCAAAACGCAGTCAACAAAATCAACAAAACAAGGACAAGAAAAACCAAAAAGATAAAAAAGATAGTGGCAATGATTCTAAAGAGTCTCAACAAAAAGAAGAACAAGAAAACAAGCAAAAAGAATCAAAAGAAAATGAGAAGAAAGACGGTAAAAAAGATGGAGAAAATACCGAACAGAAAAATCAAGATGACAAAAATAATCAAAAGAATAAAGAAAAAAAACAAGAAGAAAAAGATTTCAAGAAAGAGCAAGATAATTATAAGGATGCTAAAAGTGAGCAAAAAGAAAAAGGGCAAAGTGATTTAGAAAAAGAAATGAAAAAATTAAATAAAGAAAAAATGTTAGAAAAGTATTTGAAAGATATTGAAATGAAAAAAAGAAAAAAAGTAGGACCTATACTCAAGCAATTAATGGGAAGAGATCGTGAATTGCAAAAGATGTATATGGATACCACCCAAAAGGACGATAGAAATGATCAGAAGAAGGATTGGTAA
- a CDS encoding VWA domain-containing protein: MYEYKTPYYFIIGLGALFAWTFLYWGIFKQSILYLPKNRQKKMFFPRVIVFLIGVCGWLSLSFAIMQPRKSIDYEKNKLKINDIFFVVDVSLSMLAIDFKPNRLEAAKKKIREFIKLRPKDRIGIIIFSEEVFTLMPLSRDLELVDQVVDEIKTRVLGSGTNIGDAIGLAVARGIKSVTENKVIILLTDGVSQVGTLTPLQAAKMAKDNNIKVYTIAIGGNKDAKMPSGRDLFGNIIYRNIPGGSYDVKTLKEIADTTGGKSYVVQNEGSLKEVLEEIEKLERTEIDSSSKIVFEEHYYEFFLYGLLLLMGAETARRVFLKEGLA, encoded by the coding sequence ATGTACGAATATAAAACACCATATTATTTTATTATAGGTCTGGGAGCACTTTTTGCATGGACCTTCCTTTATTGGGGAATTTTTAAGCAATCTATACTTTATCTTCCAAAAAATAGACAAAAGAAAATGTTTTTTCCCCGAGTTATAGTATTTCTGATTGGAGTATGTGGCTGGCTCAGTTTATCATTTGCGATCATGCAGCCGAGAAAATCTATTGATTATGAGAAAAATAAATTAAAGATTAATGATATATTCTTTGTCGTTGACGTCTCACTTTCAATGCTGGCCATTGATTTTAAACCCAATAGGCTAGAGGCCGCAAAAAAGAAAATTAGAGAATTTATTAAACTTAGACCAAAAGACAGAATTGGAATTATCATATTTAGTGAGGAAGTATTTACTTTAATGCCTCTTTCCAGAGATCTTGAACTTGTTGACCAAGTTGTTGATGAAATAAAAACACGCGTTCTTGGTTCTGGAACTAATATTGGTGATGCTATCGGACTCGCAGTGGCCAGAGGAATAAAGTCAGTTACAGAAAATAAAGTCATCATTTTACTTACTGACGGAGTTTCACAGGTCGGAACGCTAACTCCTTTACAGGCGGCGAAGATGGCCAAAGATAATAATATCAAAGTATACACCATCGCAATTGGTGGAAACAAAGACGCTAAAATGCCAAGTGGTAGGGATTTGTTCGGAAACATTATTTACAGAAATATTCCTGGTGGCAGCTATGATGTTAAAACCTTAAAAGAAATAGCTGATACAACAGGAGGGAAAAGTTACGTTGTACAGAATGAAGGTTCTCTGAAAGAAGTCTTAGAAGAAATTGAAAAACTTGAAAGAACAGAAATTGATTCAAGTTCTAAAATTGTTTTTGAAGAACACTATTATGAATTTTTCCTCTATGGACTATTATTGTTGATGGGGGCAGAAACCGCTAGACGAGTCTTCTTAAAAGAAGGTTTAGCATGA
- a CDS encoding DUF58 domain-containing protein translates to MDLKRVRRVVGGIKSALFRNSNSFSIGMLKSHFKGSGLQFKEHRVYTHGDDVRFIDWKMLAKTQSPYIKTFEEERNVEIVVLLDATPSMLIGHNGISKLQAAIEITCLLYLIAKETNDFIHTIILTDKMTTLPNKNGDVGIVLLISALEKLNVLDEKGRINLSRVDSEELDGKLVVNNLLKHLSRRKEVVALSDFQESLALEDLSRVFFSSNLHCFQIISPIDENKKMPFHFFSRSNSIGKVTYTDGRRRKDENIQDINKRIKKINVKDRYLEEFVKEML, encoded by the coding sequence ATGGATTTAAAAAGAGTAAGAAGGGTTGTTGGTGGAATAAAATCGGCCCTTTTTAGAAATTCAAATTCGTTTTCAATTGGAATGTTGAAATCACATTTCAAGGGCTCAGGTTTACAGTTTAAGGAACATAGAGTTTATACCCATGGAGATGATGTTCGTTTTATTGATTGGAAAATGCTCGCAAAAACTCAGTCTCCTTATATTAAGACTTTCGAAGAGGAGAGAAACGTTGAGATTGTTGTCTTACTAGATGCAACGCCTTCAATGTTAATTGGACATAATGGTATTAGTAAGCTTCAGGCGGCGATTGAGATTACATGTCTATTATATCTTATTGCAAAAGAAACAAATGATTTTATTCATACAATAATTTTGACAGATAAAATGACGACTTTACCAAATAAAAATGGAGATGTTGGTATCGTTTTACTTATAAGTGCGTTAGAAAAACTAAACGTCTTAGATGAAAAGGGAAGAATTAATTTGTCCAGAGTTGATTCAGAAGAACTAGATGGGAAATTAGTAGTTAATAATCTCTTAAAACATTTGTCACGAAGAAAAGAGGTTGTTGCTCTTTCAGACTTTCAAGAATCACTCGCATTGGAGGATTTAAGTAGGGTTTTCTTCTCTAGTAATCTGCATTGTTTTCAAATTATTTCCCCAATTGATGAAAATAAAAAAATGCCTTTCCATTTCTTTAGTAGATCTAATTCTATTGGTAAAGTTACCTATACAGATGGACGTCGAAGGAAAGATGAAAACATTCAGGATATAAATAAAAGAATTAAGAAGATAAATGTAAAAGACCGCTATCTTGAAGAGTTTGTTAAGGAGATGTTATAG